Genomic window (Syngnathus scovelli strain Florida chromosome 14, RoL_Ssco_1.2, whole genome shotgun sequence):
ttttttttaaaacatttttttcatttgcgcatttttctccgatcgcgcaactgcagcgcaccgccgaacgcgcaaccgtagcacgtcgccgaccgcgcaactgcacagcgctggtcgcattattgtgacagagccgtcgctgaaatttagaaaatatttttaaagtcctgatgtactttctaaaatttaagtggacttcagtgctcggggagctttatttggtccgatcgcgcaactgcagcgcgccgggcgctcagtgtcgcattgctttaagagcgtctttgtgttttaggacggcttttctgctcccacttgctttctttggaggcatgattagggattaatacaatcctcaaagtaacgaaaatacaattacTACAgattcagtcggcatccgggccgcgcggtcgggttttctcgggtcctcccggctcatctcgtgaggttcgacctccgaattttgttcaacaaccgaagcataaaaatctcgaattttttgttcaaattccgatttgttcgagaaccgggacgttcagaaaccgaggtttgactgtaaaatagatagatgcagctcactgacaagtgccgctatttgagctaattttagaacagtcctgcgggcgactcatgcggaccTCACGGgctaccgtgttggtgacccctgtcctGGACAATCAGATCATACGGTACGAACAAATCTACTGCCGTCAGGCTGTTCTAAATGGGTGGCAATAGAAGAACAGGCTATGACCCAAGCCGTCATGATTCTACTTAAGTCAGAGTCCAAATGAGATGTCAGGTTCTAATGAGATTCGACTGGCATTAAATTGATAAAGGTGAAGTTGTCCTTGTAAAGTAGTTCGACTGTCGCCAAGGCGGTTTTAACAAGGTTCTCCCCAATGAAAAGTCGCCCCAATCAGGTTGTGGTACTGCCAAAACCGATTTTAACATCGATCTGCTTGAATCTAAAGTAGTTCCATAGAGGATATTCTCAAGTCATGGTGGAGTCCAGACGCTCCTTGCAAGCTTCCGTTTTTGTGAAGCGTCCGCACGTGACAGACACAGACGAGACGGGAGGCGGGGCCACAAGCTTTTATTGCAGTGTGGCTTCCTGTGAGCTCACAAACAAGGTTCCACTGTAAGGCTGTGGATGTTGTCGCCGCGTTCTAGTCATCGCTGCTCTGTCTCTCACCGGGACCCgattggggggtggggggtgtgtGTTGTCGGATCTGCTTTCCATAGTGTTACGCTTCCAAAATCAAAGTGCACTCGAACAACGTGTGGTGGCAGTTACATTCAAAGCAAAATGTAAGGCGGCCAGGAGAGAGCTAACGCTAACGTTGCTGTGATGCATAGAGGAGCCACGCGGCGACCAGAATAAATTAGTcacgttaaaaaaataaaataaaaattcctcACAGTGGGAGGCAGAGGTCTTTTTTGGCAAAACTTGGAGACGACCTTTCCTGACAGGTCAGCGattcatgtgaaaaaaaaaagtgagagggTTTTGCATATTTTAAGTTACTGACATCTCCTTCATTcagggaacaaaaacaaacaaaaaaaaaaaaagaaaagaaaaaagatggaGGGAAAACAACGAAGCAGAGAGACGCCGACTCCTTCATGTCATGGCCACACACGGCAAGTGGTGGTGTTCTGGTGGGATCGGGAGGGGGGTGAGGTTGGCTCCGGATGGCACGGCGGGTTGGCTGGGCGTCCGCGACATCACAGCGGCTGCCCTTCCAGGGACACCACCACGTTGCCGCCCAGCTTCTCGGCCAGTGTGCTGCGGTCCTGGATGTCGTCCAGCCCGTTCACCTGCCATTCGTGCTTGATgcctgtgagggggggggggttagggcatTGTCAACCCACTCGGTCAACGTCATAAACATAAAAGCGGCGTCGTGAGGCGGTGACGTTGTCAACGCGAGAGAGCGCCATCCCTTTCCTGGTGTCGGCCATTTCTCTGTGTTAACTTGTAAGGCCAATGCTCAACTGGTGGCCATTTCTCTTTCCAACTCACTTCGTTGCCACAAACGCGACTTTGAGCACAGCCGACGAGGCTGCCGTTGGATGGCAGGGGATGCTCACCTGTAAACTTTTTCTTGATGGCATCTTTGGAGCTGGCGTAGATCATCTTGCTCTTGAGGGGCGCACCCTCGGGGGCCCTGTGAGGAAACCAGCAAGGAGTGAGGTCGCGCGTAGACCAAGCGACTTTGCTGCCGCGTCAGAGTACTAACCAAATTAGCCTGTTAGCGCATGGGTTCTGCTCAACTTAAAGTGGTTCTAACCACATTCCCATGAAGTTGTTCGGGAGCTTCTACTGTCTTCATATCGGTTGTACTCATGTCAAAGTGGTTCTAGGGAATCCTAAATGGTTCAAGTGAGCTTCTTTGAGGGCCAAACTGGTACTGATGACATGATCACAGAAGTCCTTCTTTGGTTCCAATCTGTTTCTTCTATGAAAGGGGTTCCAATTAGGCATCTCCAACAGAAAAGTGGATTTGAGGAGGCGCCAATGAAGCCAAAGTGCTTCTAATGAGGTTCTACTGAACTCACTATAGTTCCAATGCGGTTCTGTTTAAGTTGTTAAGGTTTGAGTCAAACAGGTTCTCTTCCAGAGTCCGCATTCTACTGATGTCACAGTGAACGCCACGAAAGTCATTTAAGTGCGACTTAAGTCAAACAGATTATGATGCGCAGTAAACATGCTTCTGACAAAGTTCTGCTCAAGTCACCACCACGTAGACCTAAGCAGGAAAAGAAAACCCAGAGCCAAGCGGGTAGGCCGCGGGGACAATTAGTGCAAGGAcaccgcacgcatgcacacaccagAAGATGAAGACCAGATCCTCCTTCTTGGACTCCTTTGTCTCGTAGGTGGCGTCATAGAGTCCATATCGGCAGTCGTCGAGCGGGAGGAGCTTGACGAAGCAGGCGTAGGGGTCGTCCACCGTCTCGCCGATATCGCCCACCAGGATCTGTTTGTTCTCCTCCACAATGATCTTCTTGCGGTCGTCACTGAGGCAGAAGAGCACCGCCTTCTTACGCTGCTTCACCTCATCCGGCGACCTGTGCGACTTGCGCACCTTCATGTCGTTGAACACCTTGATGACCTCGTCATTCACCGTCACACCTGATGCCTGGGGACACACGTGCGCCACGTTACCCCGCAAGTACGATTGCAATGATGCAACTTGAACTTGAGAACGTCAAGAAGTAATTGCTTTGCTTCCATGCACACTTCTTGTAGGCAAGAAGGCAGTAAAAACTAGATACAATTAAGACTGTCACAACTGCACAAGAAAATCATATTCAGTTGGTGGTGGCCCTCCTCAAAATAACCAAAATTGCTTTGAGTTTTGCTGATTAAATGCAGACGCTGTCTTACAACAAAagtgttgttaaaaaaaagacaaatttgatGGTTCAGGTTCCATTTGGAACCATTTCAATGGCCCAAAACAACAATGTAATCTAACGGCGGTGTTGATATATTAACAATATTGGCAAGGATGATAACAATATAAGCTAATTTGCAAGTCAATGTCTCAGTCAATGATGTTATAAAAAATCTCCAGCATCTAAAACTGCAACAAACGTGCATTTCGAAACCACTTCACTAGACCACAGTGGCTTTAAGCAGGTTCCTGGTCGGTTCCAGACCGGAGGGATTGTTAGCTTTACATCAGCCGGCTGTGGTCTGAACTGGACTTTGGCGCTATGCCGGACTGGGTCGGGCCCACTGGACCCTCAGCACTGGCTTTGCCTGGTGTCAGGGGCAGGCAGAGCCCCGGCCAGAAAATGATTAAATAAATCCCCTTTCTATGATTTTCAAGTTGACTGAGTGTACTATTTAGACTCTAAATATGTCAAATatgtcaggggtgtcaaactcatttttttcgcaggccgcattgtagtcatagtttctttcggagggccattatgactgtcaacccaaataaatgtatgagcacctcatattatatacagtaaacgctacaaaacaaactgacaaataactcgttttcaaatcagatgagtaaaaactggtcaaaaataaaaaattaaaaaaaagatattaaaagtgaagataatttgcaattctagtaatgacacacgaattttatgcacaatttgtcttcgcgggacacataaaatgatgtggcggggcgTATCTGGCACCCGGgccttgaatttgacacctgtgatttagaGCTTCTCGTGCACACTTGAGTAGTCGGACTACTCAACGTTACCATAACGGGATTTGTGTTGAAGGTGGGTCTTTTCCAGCATTCATTTGATACCTGGACATTCTTGGCCCGGCCCGGCTGCTAGCGCTGCCCACCGCCCAGCTGCGACGCTAAAATGGCCGCCCCGAGGCATAACGGTCCCAGTCCCGGCGTGGGTCGGAGCACGCCGCTAAAGGCCACCAGCATAAACTGGTCGGAATCAAGTGGCGCCGGTCTCTCTCAGGCGCCGGGCCGACCACCCGAGTAGTGTTCGGTCCGGTATTCACTAAGTGGAGCGGCGTCGCCGGCCATGCTGGCTAACATCACGCTGGCCGCCAATCAGCTACacgaacacacatacacacgccacGCATGCTTCATGTGGGAAGCCGGGAGGCCGAGCGCAGCTGCCAATCCCGTCGAAATGTTGGCTCTTACCATTCTGTCCCGGACTTTGTCGGCTTCGTTACGCCGTCACAAGGCTTCGGTAAAAGGGCGGAAGGTAGAGACTAGCAAAAGGATGGACAGCCGAGAAGGAGGGCAGGCCGGGAAGGGGGAGGGCATGAGGGGGAAGAGGAAACCTGCCAGGGTTCGGAAGGGGCGGGGCTACAACCCAACAAACGAAGATTGGTTAGTGAATATTAATGGCGATAATTCCAATCAGTGCTCGTATGGCCTCCACGTGCACGTGACCGGCGCCGTTCTCGCGTGAGGGTTGGTGTGATCAGACGCCAAACTCAAAACAAATGTCAGCCGTTCACCAGCCACAGAGAGTAAACGACGGAAGTGACGCAGCCATGCGAAAATAAACAAGCCGTTTATCACCGGTAATTGGAAAGTGAAATAAATCAACACAATTTGTTGGGTGGTCAGGTGACTTTGTTGGCGGCTACATTTCCACTTCAATTTAAGTGCAGCGAAAATCAAGGACAGAAGTATGATTAATATCCCTTCAAAATAATTTATAACTTAAGTTaataaaacacaacacaattacTTCTGTACATTTAaagtcccatccatccatccatccattttctgtaccgcttgtcccctcaggggtcgcgggtgtgctgaagCGCTATCCCAgtagtcattgggcagtaggcgaggGACACCCTGAGCCAAGCCAttagcagggcacacagagactaacaaccatctgcactcgcaGTCAACacttacgggcaatttggagtgctcaatcagcctaccatgcatgttttggggttgtgggaggaaaccggagtgtccggataaaacccacacaggcacggggagaacatgcaaactccacacagggagggctggaggtgaaatcgaacccacaccctcctaactgtgaggcggacatgctaaccactgCGTCACCGTGCCGCCCCATTGTACCTGTCCCAGCGTGGGTTGGAACACGCCGCTAAAAGCCACCAgtgtaaacaaaataaatacgtTATGGTATAAAACACTTTATTTTCCATAACAAGCAGGCTGCACAAAGTGGTGACAGCAGCAATGTCATCTTTCAGTCAGAAATAAATAAGGAGGCAAAACATTGCACTCCAAAAACACACTGGCAAAAAGTCCACAACAAAAGGGGTTGAACACATGAACAATGCTAAGCTAAACTAAGCTAAGCTAGGCAGTGGGATGTTTCCCAAAGAACACAAATCAAACTCTAAACCAAAACAACCTTGGTAAGTTTTATGatcacaaagacaaaatgaaaatgtttttctttttttcctccagtgagtgtgtagacttttttaaCGATGACACACCTGATTTCCAGCTTGCAACATTAGTGACGTTTCTGTGAGAAAAACAATGCGGAATGAGCAACAGAAATATTATTTGGTAGCCAGCAAGAATATCACTACTTTTTCATTGTTGTCCCTGAGAAACGCAAAAGATGAGCGCGTGCGTTTGCTTTCAGTGCAAAAAGATTCAAGTCAAGCACCATAAATAGTCACACGCTGAACATCAGCAGGTCAGAGGTCAGTAGTTGTAACAAGGTCAGCGGCGGGACAGGATAATTCTCTACAAACTGTTCTCACGATGACCTCTGACCCCTGCAGTCCCATGAAATGTGATGAACGAGTCACCTCAAGATTGCGACGTGTGTGAAATAGTGACAAGCTCAGAGGCGAGCTCGCTTGGCGGTTGGCGCTTGGGTTGGGGCATGCTCTGACAGGCCCAACTTGCTGAGCTGGGCGCGGAAAAACTGTTGAAGGCGCACTCCTGCCTTGGCTTCGTTGGTGTGGCGAGCATTGTACTGGAGGCAGTTGGAGAACATCAGTTCCACGTCAGAGATGAAGTCACCTGCGCGGGACGGAAACAAATCAAAGGATGAGATCGACTAACAAAATGGCGGCCGACTCGGTGCTATGACACAGCTGATGAGTCTAGCGAATGAGCGAGAGGGAGTCAATGAGAATGTGCGCGAATGGGACGGTGCAATCAGCTCGGAATCACTTGCCACTTGGCCTGAGTGGCTGGTGCCAATTCCGATCTTAACCAGAAAAAGAAATGTGCTAATAGTTTCATCACCtgcttaatttgaaaaaaatatcgtGACTTTCTTTGCTGCCTTAACACAAAGGCAGAACATTTGACAGTTTGTTGTCCTTTAGGTGGAGAAATAGGTAGCGCAAAAGCtgccaaaaaaagaaagaaaaaaaaacctaagtTGCAAATGTAGAAGGAACGCATTGCAAGAAAATGAATTAGTTTTTCTCTCCATTTCAGGCCCATTGCTCCCGATTCTACGCAGTCCCCAGTGAGTCCCGTTGGTGCATTACCTGCGTTGAGGTACTGGCAGTTGTTGACTTTTTCTCGGATGATGCTGAGCGCGATGGGtctgctgatgatgtcatagtaGTCGGGCACCTGCGCACAGGAAGAGTGAGACGGGAAGTAGCATGGTGGCGACGGCGAGGTGGCCAACGGGAGAGCGAACCTGTGTGCGGGTCACCAGCTTCATGAAGGGCCAGCTGTCATCGTGGCGGACCAGCTCCACCACTAGGAGCTCGCACGCCGACAGCTCGTGGACGCCTTGGTTCCTCCCGGACGAGCGGCGGCTACTCGAGGACGAGGCGGCGGCTAGACGGACTAACTTGCGAGGTTCCGATGGAGTCAGCAAAGCGTCTGGGGGAGGAGGCACGTTCAAGCGTAAGCAATGTCTTTATGAATTAATAATAAATGAGGGGGGAACTAATTCGATGCTAAACAGCTCATTCTCAGATCACCTGATCAGCGATGCCAGATAGAATGATACGGCTCAAtgaattcattcattttaatgatacgactagaaaaaatattttgacttgTAATGTCATGTCCAAAATGAAATTTGCGACCTTGAATGAACCCTGATGGATGTTGCTACAATACACCCAAGGGATGTGTCGGCCATTTTGCATTCTTACAAGCAAACATCAGCTCCGTGAGAATTTGCATAAGTGTGGGAAGTgctgaggatgcaagcgtctttGCCTCACTTTGAGCAAGGTCATCTTGGCAAGCGTACCTGGGGTGGGCGCTCTCTTGCGCCCCGATAACCTTCTGGCGCCACTGTCGTTCTTACTGCCGGACGGGGGCGGGGCCTTGCCGCCCGACGCACCGGCCCTGAACAGAAGCGACACATCCTTTTTCCCCGACAACCTAAGAGTGGAATTATATGTTGAAAAAAAGTACTATAAATATACTACATGCAGGGCCGTTTTTTGCTATGGGCAATATGGGCAACCGCCCAGGGTGCAATCCACGTGGGCGCAGAAGCGCtcccaagagaaaaaaaacaaacaaaaaatcacCAGTTTTCTAGCTCATTCAGTTCCATCTCAAGTCTGTTCAGTGGGCACTGGGTCACCCTTATTGTCACGTGAAATCAATTTGCTGCTGAGAGTTGTGTCGGGTCGGggttcgtgcgtgcgtgcatgcgtgtgaggAGAGCAGCCCTCTCGcaccgcccctccctccccaccTCTCTCGAGCAGGCAATAGGCGGGTAGCAGAGGCCGGAAAAGAAAAGGGGGCGAGGGATTCCAAGGCCACACAACTGCTtccaaataaattgtatttcattcataaaaataaTACCTATTCACATGTAATGAATTGGGTGATGTGAAAATTTTcctcaaaaaaataatttaaaaaaaacagacagtgCACGCACTACGTTATGGCTGCATTACCTGATGCACGTATATGTGACGTGATCAATGTTAAGTTAAGGTTGTTTGACGGACCGGACGGtgtttgcaaaatgttttttgttttgggagtGGGATGAGGGTGAGGGTGGTGGGGTCACCCAGGGGCGCCAAAGTAGCCAGGACCGCGCTGTATACATGCATGTAAAAATAATATGCCACCAACAGCGCTACTGAGCGATGGCATTACGTACTTGGATTTCCCATTTGACGTGGTGAATTGCTGACTTTTGGACGTGGCCTGAGTGCTCCTGCCTTTGGGGGTCGCAGCCTGACTCTTCCTGGTACTGAAAAGCAAACATTTGCCATTTTGAAAAGCAGCTCACACGAAAAGGCGTCAATGACCGTTCACAGCCGAAGACGGGAATGGACTATAATCAGGCCGGCTAACGACATCAAGGTTGTCAAGAGCAGCTCAAACTTGCAAAGTGCAGCGGCAGAGCCAATGTCAGAATAGCGCAAGACTCGCCTCACAACAAAATCGGGCTCTTCCTCTTCTGACTCCTCTTGGTCCTCGGACTCTTCCTCAGACATcgtctcctcttcctcatctctGTCACGGTCCAGCAAAGACCGCCGTCGCGAAGGAAGGCGGCCGGACCTCTTCTTGGGCCGGCAGTCGGAACAGAACCATTCGCCCTCTGGAACGCTCTAGGGAGCAGAGCAGCAGTGAGCTGACGCACGTAAGTTGCTGCACGCAAGCCCCCTGCGCCGGGCTCTGCCAGCGTGCACCTTGAGGCGTGGTCGGAGGCAGCGCATGTGGTGGCCGCGGTCACACACGTCGCACAGGAGCATGGTGTTGGCATCGCCCTTGCGGCGGCACACGCGGCAGCGGGCGTTCAGGACCGAGCGAGACCACCGCACGCTTCTCTCCAGGATGGCTAAATGAACAAAAACCTGTAGGCGTACGTGTgcgtacacacgcacacgcatacacacgcgcacacacacaaatgattcAAACGGAGCCATCCAAAAGCAGAGGAAGGCGTGACCAATGACCTGCGACAGACTGGAAGACGACAGCAGAGACTCCCGCCAGCACTCCAGCACAGACTTGGCAGCACGACTGCTGTCACTGACGCTGTCttagaagaaaaagagaaataaaatgTAGTCAGTGAGCCAAATAAAAGATAACAAATAAAAGGGCAAGACagggagggagagaaagagcaaaaaagaaaaaaaagatcgaGGGACACAAACAAGGGAAAGACAGTGACAACTAAAAAGTTAAACTGAGTGTGAAAGGGTGAACGCTAATGAGAGAATGGAAAGAGGGGGGGAAGCATTGCTCAGGCGATCACGAGGACAGCCTTTTGCCAATCGTACCATCGCTGATATACTGCTCATTGTTCTTGCCTTTTTTGCTCTTCTGCTCTTTCTTGGACTCGTCCTCACCTGCGGTGGCGGTGTCAGCTGCGTGTTAGCTTAGCATTAGCTTAGCTCCCTGCATTTATTCCACATCGTCTACGTCTTCTAAACATTCGTTCTCTTGTGAAAATGATTCTGCCGCGTCCATTTGTACGTCTTTGTGTCAATCGATCGGCTGTCTGCCTTTTGCGGTCTGACGTTCTCCAACTCTTGGAAGCATCTCATTGAATAACATCTCCGAGCGGTCTTCGTAGGCATCCGGCTTGATGCCTTATAGATGC
Coding sequences:
- the LOC125980577 gene encoding cofilin-2 — protein: MASGVTVNDEVIKVFNDMKVRKSHRSPDEVKQRKKAVLFCLSDDRKKIIVEENKQILVGDIGETVDDPYACFVKLLPLDDCRYGLYDATYETKESKKEDLVFIFWAPEGAPLKSKMIYASSKDAIKKKFTGIKHEWQVNGLDDIQDRSTLAEKLGGNVVVSLEGQPL